The Kazachstania africana CBS 2517 chromosome 8, complete genome genome contains a region encoding:
- the HSP78 gene encoding chaperone ATPase HSP78 (similar to Saccharomyces cerevisiae HSP78 (YDR258C); ancestral locus Anc_5.618) has protein sequence MSLTFGTVRDPYLRASPVIAIYIYIYMDRDIKITWTGWIKELELAITRRYHITFRHIYPLLRNTFFMLRRTSSSLYRSNKILSRAYSYSRLLSAPPRTNSNPVANIHNVGFSGLAVPDITNAHVLQSRPAIVRPLISRNYVQIRMDPNAKPSLSKYATNLTELAKQGKLDPIVGRDEEISRAIQILSRRTKNNPCIIGRAGVGKSSLVEGLAQRIVREEVPDSLKGKSLYNLELSSLIAGAKYRGEFEERLKGVLDDVDDQVIIFIDEVHMLLGLGSNGGAGGAMDASNILKPRLAKGLRCISATTLDEYKIIEKDPALARRFQPIILNEPTVPDTISILRGLKERYEVHHGVRITDAALVSAAVLSNRYINDRFLPDKAIDLVDEACAVLRLQHESKPDAIQRLDRHVMKIQIELESLKKETDVLSIERREALEKELDSKKQELNRLTKIWDEEKLEIESIKSHKADLEKAKIDLEKAQRGGDYTRASELRYSRIPQLEKQIEDSNKKDKSDTSQNLLHDSVTSDDISKVLARMTGIPTETVMKGDKDRLLYMEDSIKKRVVGQDEAISAISDAVRLQRAGLTSEKRPIASFMFLGPTGTGKTELTKALAQFLFDNESNVIRFDMSEFQEKHTVSRLIGAPPGYVLSESGGQLTEAVRRKPYAVVLFDEFEKAHPDVSKLLLQVLDEGKLTDSLGHQVDFRNTIIVMTSNIGQDILLSDKTLSKNDENSDSGKIDPEIKTQVIEEMKRHYPPEFINRIDDILVFNRLSKEVLRSIVKIRIAEIQERLNEKRMKLELTPDSEAWLTEHGYDQFYGARPLNRLIHKEILNPMATFLLKGQIRPKETVRVIVNEQSKLVVQPNHSEGEVVDREEEK, from the coding sequence ATGTCATTAACCTTTGGCACGGTAAGAGACCCATACCTTCGAGCGTCGCCTGTGATtgctatatatatatacatatatatggATAGAGATATAAAGATTACATGGACGGGATGGATAAAAGAACTTGAACTTGCCATAACAAGAAGATATCACATTACGTTTCGGCACATATACCCATTGTTAAGGAACACATTTTTCATGCTAAGAAGAACTTCGAGTAGCTTATATAGATCCAATAAAATACTATCAAGGGCATATTCATATTCACGCCTTTTATCTGCACCCCCACGTACAAACTCAAATCCAGTCGCTAACATTCATAATGTAGGGTTTAGTGGTCTGGCCGTTCCAGATATAACCAATGCCCACGTATTACAATCAAGGCCTGCTATTGTCAGGCCCTTAATCAGTAGAAACTATGTTCAGATTAGGATGGATCCAAATGCCAAGCCAAGTCTTTCCAAGTATGCGACCAATCTAACTGAGTTGGCTAAACAGGGTAAACTTGATCCCATAGTTGGTAgggatgaagaaatttcgAGGGCCATTCAAATTCTATCTCGGAGAACTAAGAACAATCCTTGTATTATAGGGAGGGCTGGTGTCGGTAAGAGCTCTCTTGTTGAAGGACTTGCTCAAAGGATTGTGAGAGAAGAAGTTCCAGATTCTTTGAAAGGCAAATCGCTATATAATTTAGAGCTTAGCTCACTGATTGCCGGGGCCAAGTACAGAGGAGAGTTCGAAGAGAGACTGAAAGGTGTTCTAGATGATGTTGATGATCAGGTCATCATATTTATAGATGAAGTACACATGTTACTCGGTTTAGGAAGCAATGGCGGTGCTGGAGGTGCCATGGATGCTTCGAATATCTTGAAACCAAGATTGGCTAAAGGGCTTCGCTGCATTTCAGCGACTACTTTAGatgaatataaaattattgaaaaagaccCGGCCTTAGCAAGAAGATTTCAGCCAATTATATTAAATGAACCAACTGTACCAGACACTATTTCTATCCTTCGGGGTCTGAAAGAGAGATATGAAGTGCATCATGGTGTGAGGATCACAGATGCAGCACTAGTCTCGGCGGCTGTTTTGTCTAACAGATATATCAATGACCGGTTCTTGCCAGACAAGGCCATTGATCTCGTTGATGAAGCATGTGCTGTCTTGAGATTACAACATGAATCAAAGCCAGATGCTATTCAGAGATTGGACCGTCATGTAATGAAAATCCAGATCGAACTAGagtcattgaaaaaggaaaCAGATGTTCTGTCTATCGAGAGAAGAGAAGCATTAGAAAAGGAGCTTGATAGTAAAAAGCAAGAACTAAATCGTTTAACAAAGATCTGGgacgaagaaaaattggaaatcGAGTCTATTAAAAGTCATAAAGCAGATCTGGAAAAGGCTAAAATTGATCTGGAAAAGGCACAAAGAGGCGGCGATTATACAAGAGCCTCTGAATTAAGGTATTCGAGAATTCCACAGCTGGAAAAGCAAATTGAGGACAGTAATAAAAAGGATAAATCAGATACatctcaaaatttgttaCATGATTCTGTTACTTCCgatgatatttcaaaagtgTTAGCTAGAATGACTGGTATTCCAACAGAAACTGTAATGAAAGGTGACAAAGATCGTTTACTATATATGGAAGATTCTATCAAGAAAAGGGTTGTTGGGCAGGACGAGGCTATCTCTGCAATTTCTGATGCAGTTAGATTACAACGAGCTGGCTTAACAAGTGAGAAAAGGCCAATAGCTAGTTTCATGTTTCTAGGACCTACTGGTACGGGTAAAACAGAATTGACAAAAGCTCTGGCCCAATTTCTCTTCGATAATGAATCTAATGTCATTAGATTTGATATGTCTgagtttcaagaaaagcATACAGTATCTCGGTTGATTGGTGCACCACCGGGTTACGTTTTGAGTGAGTCAGGTGGTCAACTGACAGAAGCTGTTAGAAGAAAACCATACGCTGTTGTACTATTCGATGAGTTTGAGAAGGCACATCCAGATGTTTCTAAACTTCTCTTACAGGTTCTCGACGAAGGAAAATTAACTGATTCTTTAGGTCACCAGGTTGATTTCCGTAATACAATCATTGTAATGACTTCTAATATTGGTCAAGATATTTTGTTGAGTGACAAGACCCTGTCAAAAAATGACGAGAATAGTGATTCAGGCAAGATAGACCCTGAGATTAAGACCCaagttattgaagaaatgaaaaggCATTATCCACCTGAATTTATCAATCGTATAGACGATATCTTAGTCTTTAACAGGCTATCTAAAGAAGTTTTAAGATCTATTGTTAAGATTAGAATTGCAGAAATCCAAGAAAGGCttaatgaaaagagaatGAAGTTGGAATTGACTCCTGACTCTGAGGCATGGCTAACAGAGCATGGGTACGACCAGTTTTATGGTGCAAGACCTTTAAATAGACTAATAcacaaagaaattttgaatccaATGGCTACTTTCCTATTAAAAGGGCAAATTAGACCAAAAGAAACTGTACGGGTTATTGTAAATGAACAAAGCAAGTTAGTAGTTCAACCCAATCATAGCGAGGGTGAAGTGGTGGACAGAGAAGAGGAGAAATGA
- the RKM4 gene encoding ribosomal lysine N-methyltransferase (similar to Saccharomyces cerevisiae SET7 (YDR257C); ancestral locus Anc_5.616), which yields MAGYKADTDAFVSWLTADANVKLSQNIEVTHFNTSNEGRGVIAVKDIAEGEVLFEIPRDSILNVLTSSLSSDFSDLEETLQSIGSWEGLILCLLYEWKGKKEKSKWWKYFNVLPSSNAMNGLMYWNEQELEHLRPSLVLDRIGKKSAKNMYHKVLTLVKESKFPEVLCNVEWEDFVYAASVIMAYSFDVENGESQTLNEEDDDQDEEENTGYIKSMIPLADTLNSDTHQCNANLMYDDKFLKMYAIKPIKKGEQVFNIYGNHPNAEILRRYGYVEWSGSAYDFGEVLLGNIEQALLETFSVPKETLDMCIETLKKDEIISDILENEDIVLDSYDCYYDGTVETDCVVLVVVMSTLLQTPNIAAMDNTTLTMHLRRVVKKCVQLVERGSISESCNKVWQKAVSFRLKDYSNRDFSDPELQSIDFEDKSKLRAQMANVVLKGEVECLSSCFGSFSKQFKIIDDKKLLDNILKRKADTVTNSKNKNKGCKRSTEHYINHGGALYKLYKKHY from the coding sequence ATGGCTGGTTACAAGGCTGATACTGATGCCTTTGTATCATGGTTAACTGCTGATGCAAATGTGAAACTTTCACAAAACATCGAGGTTACACATTTCAACACTTCAAATGAAGGAAGAGGTGTCATTGCCGTAAAGGACATTGCAGAGGGGGAGGTGCTATTCGAAATTCCAAGAGATTCGATACTAAATGTTCTGACGTCAAGCTTAAGTTCTGATTTTTCAGATCTCGAGGAAACATTACAGAGCATTGGTTCCTGGGAAGGACTAATCTTATGCTTATTATATGAATGGAAAGGtaagaaagagaaaagtaAGTGGTGGAAATATTTCAACGTATTACCTTCCAGCAATGCTATGAATGGTTTGATGTACTGGAATGAACAGGAGCTGGAGCACTTGAGACCTTCCTTAGTCCTAGATCGTATTGGAAAGAAGAGTGCAAAAAATATGTACCATAAAGTTCTGACACTTGTTAAAGAGAGTAAATTTCCTGAAGTGCTTTGTAACGTAGAGTGGGAAGACTTTGTTTACGCTGCAAGCGTGATTATGGCATATTCGTTCGATGTGGAAAATGGAGAATCTCAAACTttgaatgaagaagatgatgatcaggacgaagaagaaaatactgGCTATATAAAGTCAATGATTCCACTAGCTGACACCCTGAATTCAGATACCCATCAATGCAATGCCAATTTGATGtatgatgataaatttttgaaaatgtatGCAATTAAACCAATCAAAAAGGGTGAGcaagttttcaatatttatgGGAACCATCCAAATGcagaaattttgagaagATATGGTTACGTTGAATGGAGTGGATCTGCTTATGATTTTGGGGAAGTACTATTAGGGAATATTGAGCAGGCCTTGCTTGAGACGTTTTCTGTACCGAAGGAGACACTTGACATGTGTATCGAGACATTAAAGAAGGATGAGATCATTTCTGATAtcttagaaaatgaagatattgtaTTAGACTCTTATGACTGTTATTACGATGGAACTGTTGAGACAGACTGTGTGGTACTCGTTGTTGTGATGTCAACGTTACTACAGACACCAAATATAGCGGCGATGGACAACACTACCCTTACAATGCATTTACGAAGAGTGGTGAAGAAATGCGTTCAATTGGTTGAACGTGGATCCATAAGTGAAAGTTGTAATAAGGTATGGCAGAAGGCTGTTTCTTTCAGACTGAAGGACTATTCTAACAGAGACTTCAGTGACCCTGAATTGCAGTCCatagattttgaagataagTCTAAATTAAGAGCCCAAATGGCCAATGTAGTTCTTAAGGGTGAAGTAGAGTGCCTTTCAAGTTGCTTCGGCTCTTTCTCGAAGCAATTTAAAATCATCGATGACAAAAAATTGCTGGATAATATtctaaaaagaaaagcagACACCGTTACAAActctaaaaataaaaacaaaGGCTGTAAACGATCCACTGAacattatataaatcatGGCGGAGCACTGTATAAACTGTATAAGAAGCATTACTGA
- the PEX29 gene encoding Pex29p (similar to Saccharomyces cerevisiae PEX29 (YDR479C); ancestral locus Anc_5.614), with product MDSVTNFFRVDEPSQDSLYSRESQSNYDGNKGGQNTRSSDNVSNPSAKLNNSGRPPSQVGSLQQAMTDTLIEKVIAMALPPTTENAKDTLATRMAYSKTRPSLSVPITSKNFIMMNSRLSIPFILINEIIKIFDWENIPYTLSILLMYTFLVLKPIITITTAPLFYILFGIMVPQYIYIHKPNDCPLLDRNLNPAQGAPLRNPCLPEPTPQFSQEFILNVTDLQNHMLLYVMLYDFICSNLEKFAYFTNEQISCVVFVTLLAFALLNVTLIETICGLLPIKLLFLIAGWGFMAVMHPALRHSVLAKMQSSWLEEKLNDYNTRFQHAIKENLRFVEAREQKVVAIFEIQKYKEKYKEWRSIGFSNDDYSLFSGIRINEIDISKHCVKILDEVEPPIDWEWSEGSNWILDLKPKEWVAERFIQYVDIDTETKWVYDVDFNGCRGQYRRRMWTNLCSRKCEKRRDSAASIVTKGADGKYEHGTPVLTEEIVNPMRKEKLSTSHLHGVTLRSMSGSNPDSSRHSVQKSQDDDESEPSSIIQEIASTVDIAL from the coding sequence ATGGACTCTGTGACCAACTTTTTCAGGGTAGATGAGCCCAGTCAAGACTCTCTATATTCCAGGGAATCTCAGTCAAATTATGATGGTAATAAGGGTGGACAGAATACCAGGTCAAGTGACAATGTAAGTAACCCATCCGCCAAACTTAATAATTCTGGCCGGCCTCCCTCACAGGTAGGTTCATTGCAACAGGCTATGACCGACACGCTTATTGAAAAGGTGATAGCAATGGCTCTTCCTCCAACGACAGAAAATGCAAAGGATACGCTTGCTACCCGAATGGCGTATAGCAAGACGAGGCCTAGTTTATCTGTACCAATTACTagcaaaaattttataatgatGAACTCCAGATTGAGCATACCATTTATTCTtatcaatgaaataattaaaatatttgactGGGAAAATATTCCATACACCCTCTCGATACTGCTAATGTACACTTTTTTGGTATTGAAACCAATTATTACAATTACCACAGCACCTTTGTTTTACATCTTATTTGGTATTATGGTTCCACAgtacatatatattcataaACCTAATGATTGTCCTCTACTGGACAGAAATTTGAACCCAGCTCAGGGCGCTCCACTAAGAAATCCATGTCTTCCCGAGCCCACGCCACAATTTAGTCAAGAATTTATTCTGAATGTTACCGATTTACAAAATCATATGCTTCTATATGTCATGCTGTATGATTTCATATGCTCAAACttggaaaaatttgcaTACTTCACGAATGAGCAGATTTCATGTGTAGTTTTTGTGACATTGTTAGCTTTTGCGTTACTTAATGTCACTCTTATCGAGACTATATGTGGTCTATTACCTATTaagttattatttttgattgcAGGTTGGGGATTTATGGCAGTTATGCATCCCGCCCTACGACACTCTGTTCTTGCTAAAATGCAATCAAGCTGGTTGGAAGAAAAACTTAATGATTATAACACTCGATTTCAACACGCTATTAAGGAGAACCTAAGGTTTGTTGAGGCAAGAGAGCAAAAGGTGGTCgccatttttgaaattcaaaaatacaaagaaaaatataaagaatgGCGCTCCATTggtttttcaaatgatgaCTATAGTCTATTTTCCGGTATAAGgatcaatgaaattgatatttccaAACATTGCGTTAAGATATTGGATGAAGTTGAACCGCCTATTGACTGGGAATGGTCGGAGGGATCGAACTGGATTTTAGATTTAAAACCAAAAGAATGGGTAGCGGAGAGATTTATACAATATGTGGATATAGACACTGAAACAAAATGGGTGTACGATGTAGATTTTAATGGCTGTCGTGGTCAGTATAGAAGAAGGATGTGGACAAATCTCTGTTCTAGGAAGTGTGAGAAGAGAAGAGATAGTGCTGCAAGCATTGTGACGAAAGGAGCTGATGGCAAATACGAACATGGTACGCCCGTTCTTACAGAAGAAATAGTGAATCCTAtgagaaaggaaaaattatcGACGAGTCATTTACACGGGGTCACTCTCCGGTCAATGTCTGGCTCTAATCCAGATTCTTCAAGACATTCAGTTCAAAAATCTCAAGATGACGATGAATCCGAGCCATCAAGCATTATACAGGAAATAGCAAGTACGGTTGACATTGCGCTTTGA
- the SNM1 gene encoding Snm1p (similar to Saccharomyces cerevisiae SNM1 (YDR478W); ancestral locus Anc_5.613) yields the protein MSLNKEQTERFRDRHIRQEYELLHLLPAVGIPELSGLYLKSFYNSTKKYRLTLPTSITDANSKFCGTCGVLFVPTFNLSMKVITPYDKDDKAAPTSLQYECLNCRKTSNFEIEVPKKLKHSHHVDATSGKLKSETFLEDKKKVIKSSAKDRAKKRKMNSLSNLLNKKKKEDERKSKNQGSLSSLSLDSFMKR from the coding sequence ATGTCTCTCAATAAAGAACAGACTGAAAGGTTTAGAGACAGACACATCAGACAGGAGTATGAGCTTTTGCACTTGCTACCGGCTGTCGGAATTCCAGAATTGTCAGGTTTGTATTTGAAGAGCTTTTACAATAGTACCAAGAAATATCGATTAACTCTACCGACGTCTATTACAGATGCAAATTCGAAGTTTTGTGGTACATGCGGTGTTCTCTTTGTCCCAACATTTAATTTGTCAATGAAAGTGATAACTCCATATGATAAAGATGACAAAGCTGCCCCTACTTCCCTCCAGTATGAATGCTTAAACTGTCGAAaaacatcaaattttgaaatagaaGTGCCGAAGAAGCTCAAGCACTCGCATCATGTGGATGCAACTTCAGGAAAACTGAAATCAGAGACCTTCCTGGAagataagaagaaagtaaTTAAAAGCTCAGCCAAAGATAGAGccaaaaagagaaagatgaATTCCCTCTCGAACCttctcaataaaaaaaagaaagaggatgaaagaaaaagcaaGAATCAAGGTTCTTTATCATCTTTGTCACTAGACAGTTTCatgaaaagataa
- the KAFR0H00630 gene encoding uncharacterized protein (similar to Saccharomyces cerevisiae YDR476C; ancestral locus Anc_5.610) has translation MTKFTADKDQFSSIKIDTVVPPDNILDMLIIAGVCLPSVCYFNRDILTLTLSPLNMFIPQLGNGLLRLLNNDSVLISIIILEFAVHLTESLVFLRPRLNYYNVPSRCAIKWYFWGIIEGYSPVRRINRLASSNSSKIQ, from the coding sequence ATGACGAAATTTACAGCTGACAAGGATCAGTTCTCCTCGATCAAAATTGACACGGTTGTTCCACCGGACAACATATTGGATATGTTGATTATAGCCGGAGTTTGCCTACCATCGGTCTGCTATTTTAATAGAGATATTTTAACTTTGACACTGTCACCACTTAATATGTTCATTCCACAGCTAGGTAATGGTCTACTACGTCTTCTGAATAACGACTCTGTTCTCATTTCGATAATTATTCTGGAGTTCGCCGTCCATTTGACAGAGTCCCTAGTGTTTCTAAGACCGAGACTAAATTACTACAACGTCCCTTCGAGGTGTGCTATCAAGTGGTATTTTTGGGGGATTATTGAGGGTTACTCTCCCGTCAGAAGAATAAATCGTCttgcttcttcaaattcctCGAAAATTCAATAG